A genome region from Clostridium sp. JN-9 includes the following:
- a CDS encoding rod shape-determining protein yields the protein MGLFGMSKDMGIDLGTANTLIYVKGKGVVLSEPSVVAINSDTKRVLAVGDEAKQMIGRTPGNIVAIRPLKDGVIADFDVTQTMLRKFIEKVSPKSAFTSPRIVICFPSGVTEVEKRAIDEATKQAGARDVLLMEEPMAAAIGAGLPVNEPTGSMIVDIGGGTTEVAIISLGGIVTSKSLRIAGDELDQAIIVYIKKEYNLMIGERTAENVKIQLGSAFDIGENTTMEIRGRDLITGLPKVLNISEAEVREALKEPVALIIDSIKTTLEKTPPELASDIMDKGIMLAGGGAMLKGLDRLINEETHMPVHIAESPLDCVALGAGKALDTIDKIIANRK from the coding sequence ATGGGATTATTTGGAATGTCAAAAGATATGGGTATTGATCTGGGAACAGCAAATACTTTAATATATGTAAAAGGTAAAGGTGTTGTATTAAGTGAACCATCAGTTGTTGCTATAAACAGTGATACAAAGAGGGTATTAGCCGTTGGTGACGAAGCAAAGCAGATGATAGGAAGAACACCAGGAAATATTGTTGCCATAAGGCCTCTTAAAGATGGTGTAATTGCAGATTTTGATGTTACTCAGACTATGCTCAGAAAATTTATTGAAAAAGTAAGCCCTAAAAGTGCTTTTACAAGTCCTAGGATTGTGATTTGCTTTCCATCAGGGGTTACTGAGGTTGAAAAAAGAGCTATAGATGAAGCCACAAAACAAGCAGGTGCAAGAGACGTATTATTAATGGAAGAGCCAATGGCAGCAGCAATAGGTGCTGGGCTTCCAGTTAATGAACCAACAGGAAGTATGATTGTTGATATTGGCGGCGGAACTACAGAGGTTGCAATAATATCATTAGGAGGAATTGTTACAAGTAAATCCTTGAGAATAGCAGGAGATGAATTAGATCAGGCTATAATAGTTTACATAAAAAAGGAATACAATTTAATGATAGGCGAAAGAACTGCAGAAAATGTTAAAATACAACTTGGATCGGCTTTTGATATTGGTGAGAATACAACTATGGAAATCAGAGGAAGAGATTTAATAACCGGACTTCCTAAAGTATTAAATATTTCAGAAGCAGAAGTAAGGGAAGCCCTAAAGGAACCCGTAGCTTTAATAATAGATTCCATAAAAACAACATTAGAAAAAACACCCCCTGAACTTGCCTCAGACATAATGGATAAAGGTATAATGCTAGCTGGTGGCGGTGCTATGCTAAAAGGCCTGGACAGATTAATAAATGAGGAAACACATATGCCTGTTCATATAGCAGAATCACCCCTTGACTGCGTTGCATTAGGTGCTGGAAAAGCATTAGATACTATTGACAAAATAATTGCTAATAGAAAATAA
- the mreC gene encoding rod shape-determining protein MreC, producing MKFLKNKLAVTIIILSVTFLVLIVNSVNREKSSFVENGIGVTLNSVEGVFYNFNNKIKNTLGFVFNFSKVKQENEQLKERNSQLESMSQEYDSLKKQNDELRKQVNFQNQRSEYKYIGCDIIGKSGASYLDQFTINKGSKDGIVKQMVAITSQGLVGQVISVSNNWAVVQTFASDNLAVHAMVESTNETNGIAKGYKDSSTNSLLAKIFNLPLNSQIKKGDVILTSGLGQLYPKGIRIGYVTDVQDDQSKAMKVAVIQPYVDVNKLQEVFMVVPKSAPKNNLDDIKY from the coding sequence ATGAAATTTTTAAAAAATAAACTGGCAGTAACAATAATAATACTGTCAGTTACATTTTTAGTACTAATTGTGAATAGTGTCAATAGGGAAAAAAGTTCTTTTGTTGAAAATGGAATAGGTGTAACGCTGAATTCAGTAGAGGGTGTTTTTTACAATTTTAATAACAAAATAAAAAATACATTGGGGTTTGTATTTAATTTTTCAAAAGTTAAACAGGAAAATGAACAGTTAAAGGAAAGAAACAGTCAGCTGGAATCTATGTCGCAGGAATATGATTCTTTAAAAAAACAAAATGATGAGCTTAGAAAACAGGTGAATTTTCAAAATCAGAGATCGGAATATAAATATATTGGCTGTGACATAATAGGCAAGAGTGGTGCCAGCTATTTAGATCAATTTACCATAAATAAAGGAAGTAAAGATGGAATTGTAAAACAAATGGTTGCCATAACTTCACAGGGGCTGGTTGGTCAGGTAATATCAGTAAGTAATAATTGGGCAGTAGTTCAGACATTTGCCAGTGATAATTTAGCTGTTCATGCCATGGTAGAGAGCACAAATGAAACCAATGGCATTGCAAAGGGATATAAGGACAGCAGCACCAATAGTTTGTTAGCTAAAATTTTTAATCTTCCTTTAAATTCACAGATTAAGAAGGGCGACGTTATTTTAACTTCAGGGCTTGGACAATTATATCCAAAAGGCATTAGAATAGGCTATGTAACTGATGTACAGGATGATCAGAGCAAAGCCATGAAAGTAGCTGTTATTCAGCCATATGTAGATGTTAATAAACTTCAAGAGGTTTTTATGGTAGTGCCTAAGTCTGCTCCTAAAAATAATCTTGACGATATAAAATATTAG
- the mreD gene encoding rod shape-determining protein MreD, producing MKKFSVLFLLSFLCLFLDSTVMPFIGIYGYYPSITVCFIICYSIVNGSWEGLWVGVGCGLIQDIFFINIFGINSLANMIICVLAGIVGSNIFKEKSLIPVISVFVLTMLRGAIVVGILFAAHIYADNMAIIYVAVYNMIISIFMYKWIYRLCQKEYMQVRWRF from the coding sequence ATGAAAAAATTTTCAGTTTTATTTTTACTTTCTTTTCTATGCCTTTTTTTAGATAGTACAGTTATGCCTTTTATTGGTATATATGGTTATTATCCAAGTATTACGGTTTGCTTTATAATATGTTATTCTATAGTAAATGGAAGCTGGGAAGGACTATGGGTTGGTGTAGGCTGCGGACTCATACAGGACATATTCTTTATTAATATATTTGGAATAAATTCTTTGGCTAATATGATTATATGTGTATTAGCAGGTATAGTAGGTTCAAATATTTTTAAAGAAAAGAGTTTAATCCCGGTTATATCAGTGTTTGTGCTGACCATGCTTAGAGGTGCTATTGTTGTTGGAATATTATTTGCAGCTCACATTTATGCAGATAATATGGCCATAATTTATGTTGCAGTATATAATATGATTATTTCAATATTCATGTACAAATGGATTTACAGATTGTGTCAGAAGGAATATATGCAGGTAAGATGGAGATTTTAG
- a CDS encoding penicillin-binding transpeptidase domain-containing protein, with translation MRDKKKPFNRYIALLIIMIVIFSGIGSRLFYLQIVKGAEYTQKANSGSIREIPDAAPRGKILDKNGTVLATNVQSYELVYNETPENKSSFFTTMTKVFKLLDENGETQVDDFELKVNPYRFEFAAQDEAGKRTLQIRFLRNRGFNESIEKKLYPKIKPADLTDDQKNKVDEELLKITPEEVYKKLLIDYKIPSSYDAATQRKFMIIKDKMKMQSFSGYKPIVIANIKPQTASIFYQLLYELPGIDVSIQPIRSYPYGDVGSAFLGYISKITANDTKYEEKGYDTSTDYIGAAGIESTYENRLKGSKGGRIVKLNKDGRIIEELGSREPYPGQNIQLTIDEKLQNTAEKALDSVMANLRANAHQISDVNTSNATRGAAVVLDVKTGAVLALASRPGYDPNIFATPGKLTSDLYKQYFQPDLGQFGKSFIQNNGLMSYYQGKSLDQVLNILFPIDTSIKGNTTIRKDQYDIYARPMYNYATLPLVPPGSTFKPMTAIAGLESGAITPGFTIVDDGTFDKGGGNITRFAVGGYGSVDLSKALAVSSNPYFMTVGKKIREAYNNNDDILAKYAWKFGLGVDPTSNAKPSTGIEIPENFGQVYNTWSNKEIFGRNYTWKVMETLKSGATHNGAKFTPVNLYDSDSDSSEVKNYKTQIKDECKNIIKTGKYSESKLNQLLTSLVNADSTYKDKNISASDISTMVKEIVYITYSDAYMQVRPFAGSNMYDACIGQGIDSFTPLQLANYIATIANGGTRYKLHLLDKITDADGKLIEQVQPEIAEKTNASEANLNAVKQGMYLVNNSGEDGTAANTFSGFPIKTAGKTGSATVSNSQDTFGRTSSAVYVGFAPYDNPQIAVCVMVFDGGHGGTIAPVAKAIYEQYFSDELKKDGYTPQYNFNNN, from the coding sequence ATGAGAGATAAAAAGAAACCATTTAACAGATATATAGCATTGCTAATAATAATGATTGTAATTTTTTCTGGAATTGGTTCCAGGCTGTTTTATTTACAAATAGTAAAGGGAGCAGAATATACTCAAAAGGCTAATAGTGGTTCAATCAGGGAAATTCCTGATGCTGCTCCAAGAGGAAAAATTTTAGATAAAAATGGAACAGTATTAGCCACAAATGTTCAGAGTTATGAACTGGTATATAATGAAACGCCTGAAAATAAAAGCAGTTTTTTCACTACCATGACAAAGGTTTTTAAATTACTGGATGAAAATGGTGAAACCCAGGTGGATGATTTTGAGCTTAAGGTTAATCCATATAGATTTGAGTTTGCAGCCCAGGATGAGGCCGGGAAAAGAACGCTGCAGATTAGATTTTTAAGGAACAGAGGCTTTAATGAAAGCATTGAAAAGAAGCTGTACCCAAAGATAAAACCTGCTGATTTAACGGATGATCAAAAAAATAAAGTGGATGAAGAGCTGTTAAAGATTACTCCTGAAGAAGTTTATAAAAAGCTTTTAATTGATTATAAAATACCAAGCAGCTATGATGCAGCCACCCAAAGAAAATTTATGATTATAAAAGATAAGATGAAAATGCAGAGCTTTTCTGGATACAAGCCAATAGTAATTGCAAATATAAAACCGCAGACTGCATCCATATTCTATCAGCTGTTATATGAACTTCCTGGTATTGATGTAAGTATCCAGCCAATTAGATCTTATCCTTATGGAGATGTTGGGTCAGCATTTCTTGGGTATATTTCTAAAATTACAGCAAACGATACTAAATATGAAGAGAAGGGCTATGATACAAGCACAGATTATATTGGAGCTGCAGGTATTGAATCAACCTATGAAAACAGATTAAAAGGCTCCAAGGGAGGAAGAATCGTTAAGCTTAATAAGGATGGAAGAATAATTGAGGAATTGGGAAGCAGGGAGCCATATCCAGGTCAGAACATTCAGCTTACTATAGATGAAAAGCTTCAGAATACGGCAGAAAAAGCTTTAGATTCAGTTATGGCAAACCTGAGGGCCAATGCTCATCAAATTTCAGATGTTAACACAAGTAATGCTACCAGGGGTGCAGCAGTGGTTTTGGATGTAAAAACCGGTGCAGTTTTAGCTCTTGCAAGCAGACCAGGCTATGATCCTAATATTTTTGCCACACCCGGAAAGCTCACATCAGATTTATATAAACAGTATTTTCAGCCGGATTTAGGACAGTTTGGAAAAAGTTTCATACAAAATAATGGACTTATGAGCTACTATCAAGGTAAATCACTGGATCAGGTACTTAACATTTTATTTCCAATAGATACTTCTATAAAGGGAAATACAACTATAAGAAAAGATCAATATGATATATATGCAAGACCTATGTATAATTATGCCACATTACCATTAGTTCCCCCAGGTTCTACATTTAAACCTATGACTGCCATAGCAGGACTTGAAAGTGGAGCAATTACTCCAGGGTTCACTATAGTTGATGATGGAACATTTGATAAGGGCGGGGGAAATATTACAAGATTTGCTGTTGGAGGCTATGGATCAGTTGATCTTTCTAAAGCCCTGGCAGTATCAAGCAATCCTTATTTTATGACCGTTGGAAAAAAGATAAGGGAAGCATACAATAATAATGATGATATACTTGCCAAGTATGCATGGAAGTTTGGATTAGGTGTTGATCCAACTTCAAATGCCAAGCCATCAACAGGTATAGAAATACCGGAGAACTTTGGACAGGTTTATAATACATGGTCTAATAAGGAGATATTCGGCAGAAACTATACCTGGAAGGTAATGGAAACATTAAAGTCCGGTGCTACACATAATGGAGCAAAATTTACTCCTGTTAATTTATATGACAGCGATAGTGACAGCAGTGAAGTTAAGAATTATAAAACTCAAATTAAAGACGAGTGCAAGAATATAATTAAAACTGGAAAATACAGTGAAAGTAAGCTTAACCAGTTATTAACCAGTTTAGTTAATGCTGACAGCACATATAAGGATAAAAATATATCAGCTTCTGATATTTCAACAATGGTAAAAGAAATAGTTTATATAACTTACTCAGATGCTTATATGCAGGTAAGACCTTTTGCAGGTTCCAATATGTATGATGCATGTATTGGACAAGGTATTGACAGCTTTACTCCTCTGCAGCTTGCTAATTATATTGCAACAATTGCCAATGGAGGCACAAGATATAAGCTTCATTTATTAGATAAAATTACAGATGCAGATGGAAAATTAATAGAGCAGGTACAGCCTGAAATAGCAGAAAAGACAAATGCCAGTGAAGCCAATTTAAATGCCGTTAAACAAGGTATGTATCTTGTTAATAACTCTGGTGAAGATGGTACTGCAGCAAATACATTTTCTGGATTTCCTATTAAAACTGCTGGTAAAACAGGTTCAGCTACTGTGAGTAACAGTCAGGATACTTTTGGCAGAACATCATCTGCAGTTTATGTTGGATTTGCACCCTATGATAATCCTCAGATTGCAGTATGTGTTATGGTATTTGATGGTGGACACGGAGGCACTATTGCACCAGTTGCAAAGGCTATATATGAACAATATTTCAGCGATGAACTTAAAAAGGATGGATATACTCCTCAATATAATTTTAATAACAATTAA
- the minC gene encoding septum site-determining protein MinC, translating to MEENNIIIKGNRDGINAVINMNKFKDFQDVLDTLIERLSKGKMFYKGATLKITTQLKFINDRDINKMKNVLFDEFLIKDVIFDDKEEKGNKNFTGIYEGRTKFIRKTVRSGQVINYTGNIVIIGDVNSGSEIVAAGNVIVLGTLHGRVHAGFDENTKAIVAAFYFQPEVLRIGNIITISPDENIKPKYPEVARVKGESIIVEPYIPNKYI from the coding sequence ATGGAAGAAAATAATATTATAATTAAAGGAAATAGAGATGGAATAAATGCTGTAATAAATATGAATAAATTTAAAGATTTTCAAGATGTGCTCGATACTTTAATTGAAAGACTTTCAAAGGGTAAAATGTTTTATAAGGGGGCTACACTAAAGATAACTACTCAATTGAAATTTATTAATGACAGAGACATTAATAAAATGAAAAATGTTTTATTCGATGAATTTTTAATAAAAGATGTAATCTTTGATGATAAGGAGGAGAAAGGAAACAAAAATTTCACAGGAATATATGAGGGAAGAACTAAATTTATCAGAAAAACCGTAAGAAGTGGACAAGTTATTAATTATACTGGGAATATTGTTATTATTGGTGATGTTAATTCCGGATCCGAGATAGTTGCTGCGGGCAATGTAATTGTTCTGGGAACTTTGCATGGAAGAGTTCATGCTGGATTTGATGAAAATACAAAAGCTATAGTTGCTGCTTTTTATTTTCAGCCTGAGGTATTAAGAATAGGAAATATAATAACTATTTCTCCAGATGAAAATATAAAGCCTAAGTACCCCGAAGTTGCAAGGGTAAAGGGTGAGTCAATAATTGTTGAACCATATATACCAAACAAATATATTTAA
- the minD gene encoding septum site-determining protein MinD, translating to MGEAIVVTSGKGGVGKTTTTANIGTALASMGKKTVVVDGDTGLRNLDVLMGLENRVVFTLVDAIEKRCKLKQALIKDKRFQNLFLLPTAQTKDKNDVPTEEMLKLVKELKDEFDYVLIDCPAGIEQGFENAIAGADRALIVVNPEVTSVRDADRVIGKLDAKGLERHELIVNRINFEMAQNGDMLAVEDIIDSLAIKLIGVVPDDRNITISTNKGEPIVLVEKASSGQAFRNIAKRITGEEVPLMEFHQSGNGIFSAFRKFFGLKE from the coding sequence ATGGGAGAAGCTATAGTAGTAACGTCTGGAAAAGGTGGAGTTGGAAAAACTACTACAACGGCAAACATTGGAACAGCATTAGCATCTATGGGAAAGAAAACTGTGGTTGTAGATGGCGATACTGGCCTTAGAAATTTAGATGTTTTGATGGGTCTGGAAAACAGAGTTGTTTTCACTTTAGTTGATGCTATAGAAAAAAGATGTAAGCTGAAGCAGGCATTGATTAAAGATAAAAGATTCCAAAATTTATTTCTACTGCCTACAGCACAGACTAAGGATAAAAACGATGTACCAACTGAGGAAATGTTAAAGCTGGTTAAAGAACTTAAAGATGAATTCGATTATGTTTTAATTGACTGTCCGGCAGGTATAGAGCAGGGATTTGAAAATGCCATAGCAGGTGCAGACAGGGCACTAATTGTTGTAAATCCTGAGGTGACTTCTGTAAGAGATGCAGACAGAGTAATTGGAAAATTAGATGCTAAAGGTCTGGAAAGGCATGAACTCATTGTAAATAGAATTAATTTTGAAATGGCACAGAATGGTGATATGCTTGCAGTTGAGGACATAATAGATAGTTTGGCCATTAAACTTATAGGGGTAGTCCCAGATGATAGAAATATAACAATTTCCACAAATAAGGGGGAGCCCATAGTATTAGTGGAAAAGGCTTCATCTGGACAGGCTTTTAGAAATATTGCAAAAAGAATAACTGGGGAGGAAGTTCCACTAATGGAATTCCATCAAAGCGGTAATGGCATATTTTCTGCATTTAGAAAGTTTTTTGGATTAAAGGAATAG
- the minE gene encoding cell division topological specificity factor MinE, whose protein sequence is MDLFKFFSSKPSPKDMAKERLKLILIHDRADLSPELLEAIKGDILKVISKYVEIDCDELDIRMTKTDVSEGSSPALVASIPIKSSRACR, encoded by the coding sequence ATGGATTTATTTAAATTTTTTTCAAGCAAACCTTCGCCAAAGGACATGGCTAAAGAAAGATTAAAGCTTATTTTAATCCATGACAGAGCTGATCTTTCACCAGAGCTACTGGAGGCTATAAAGGGTGATATTTTAAAGGTAATATCAAAGTATGTGGAAATTGACTGTGATGAATTAGATATAAGGATGACTAAAACAGATGTATCCGAAGGCAGTTCTCCTGCATTAGTTGCCAGCATACCAATAAAAAGCAGCAGAGCTTGCAGATAA
- the rodA gene encoding rod shape-determining protein RodA: MLEKLKINRKLLKELDFSIIIVAILIASFGIMNIYSATYLKSGTHVAKSQFMWLIIGLLIIYFILTIDYSIIEGYANIFYWFSVFLLVLNDTPFFKHTVNGASSWMSIGGFTFQPSELAKLGIILIISKKLDEMEGNINTPKNFFTLVLYAAIPMVLIIIQPDMGMTMVCFFIVLGMFFMAGLDLRIILGGLAGASALVGLVMTTSIMPAYWKSRLTSFLNPQADELGSGLQLSESLKGIGSGGLFGKGFLKGTQVAGGFIPENQTDFIFSVVGEEWGLIGGLALLTLYGILLYRFIKIAKNSKDIFGKMLCIGIISLYMFSIFENIGMTIGLTPITGITLQLMSYGGSSMITSFIGIGLVLNVGMRKKKINF; encoded by the coding sequence ATGCTGGAAAAATTAAAAATCAATAGAAAACTTCTCAAAGAGCTTGATTTCAGTATAATAATTGTAGCCATATTAATTGCTTCTTTTGGAATAATGAATATATACAGCGCTACATATTTGAAATCCGGCACACATGTTGCTAAATCACAGTTTATGTGGCTTATAATAGGACTATTAATAATCTATTTTATACTTACTATAGATTATTCGATTATAGAGGGTTATGCAAATATATTTTACTGGTTTTCTGTATTCCTTCTTGTGTTAAATGACACACCTTTCTTTAAACATACCGTTAATGGTGCATCATCATGGATGAGTATAGGGGGATTTACCTTTCAGCCATCTGAACTGGCTAAGCTTGGAATTATATTAATAATTTCAAAAAAGTTAGATGAAATGGAAGGTAACATAAATACACCTAAAAACTTTTTTACACTTGTTTTATATGCTGCCATACCAATGGTATTAATAATTATCCAGCCAGATATGGGTATGACAATGGTTTGCTTTTTTATTGTGCTGGGTATGTTTTTTATGGCTGGACTGGATTTAAGAATAATTTTGGGTGGACTAGCAGGAGCTTCAGCATTAGTTGGATTGGTTATGACTACATCTATAATGCCGGCTTATTGGAAGTCCAGATTAACTTCTTTTTTGAATCCTCAGGCTGACGAACTGGGCAGTGGACTTCAGCTATCGGAATCCTTAAAGGGAATAGGCTCCGGAGGACTTTTTGGAAAGGGCTTTTTAAAGGGTACACAGGTTGCAGGTGGATTTATTCCTGAAAACCAGACTGATTTCATATTCTCTGTAGTAGGAGAAGAATGGGGTTTAATAGGCGGGCTTGCACTTCTTACTTTATATGGTATATTATTGTATAGATTTATTAAGATAGCAAAAAATTCAAAGGATATTTTTGGCAAAATGCTTTGCATAGGTATAATTTCATTATATATGTTCTCAATATTTGAAAACATAGGCATGACTATCGGGCTCACACCTATTACAGGAATAACACTGCAGCTTATGAGTTATGGCGGTAGTTCAATGATTACAAGTTTTATAGGAATTGGTTTGGTTTTAAATGTTGGTATGAGAAAGAAGAAAATTAACTTTTAG
- the mgsA gene encoding methylglyoxal synthase: MKIAFIAHDKKKDDLIEFVKRYKYVFEEHELYATGTTGRLLTELVGLKVHRFLSGPLGGDQQIGAKVAEGQMDFVIFLRDPLTAQPHEPDVTALLRICDVHCVPLATNIGSAEVFVQALINHNKK; the protein is encoded by the coding sequence ATGAAGATTGCTTTTATAGCACATGATAAAAAGAAAGATGACCTTATTGAATTTGTAAAAAGGTATAAATACGTTTTTGAAGAACATGAACTTTATGCAACAGGAACAACAGGCAGGCTTTTAACAGAGTTAGTGGGACTTAAAGTACATAGATTTTTATCAGGACCATTAGGTGGTGATCAGCAGATTGGGGCAAAGGTAGCAGAAGGCCAGATGGATTTTGTGATTTTTCTCAGAGATCCTTTAACTGCACAGCCCCATGAACCAGATGTAACTGCACTGCTTAGGATCTGTGATGTACATTGTGTGCCTCTTGCAACCAATATAGGTTCTGCAGAAGTATTTGTGCAAGCGTTAATTAATCATAATAAAAAATAA
- a CDS encoding M50 family metallopeptidase, protein MFKVNKYFIFYIFLLVVLGYKGRFFLAFTIALFHEGVHYLTAKKLGFNGLQIEFFPLGTALKMKDLEDASPYEDLLISISGPLSNIIIGIIFMILYYKFHIEIFNTLTYGNLSIGIFNLIPALPLDGGRIIRNLLNYRTFYKRANRITVNLSIILGIGMMFSYLVLFINGKNSFSIGLVAIFIIETALKEKERVAYIIMGDVIKKRYKFIKRGYIENRSISIYCKMDLISLMNFIDKNKYNIFMIMDENMKLVDILYEDDIIEALKLYGNIKIDEYLKLDSNG, encoded by the coding sequence TTGTTTAAAGTAAATAAGTATTTTATTTTTTATATCTTTTTGTTAGTTGTTTTAGGATATAAAGGCAGGTTTTTTTTAGCATTTACCATTGCATTGTTTCATGAAGGAGTTCATTATTTAACTGCCAAAAAACTTGGATTTAATGGGCTTCAGATTGAATTTTTTCCATTGGGTACAGCATTAAAAATGAAGGACTTAGAGGATGCATCACCCTATGAGGATCTTCTTATTTCTATTTCAGGGCCTTTATCTAATATAATAATTGGTATAATATTTATGATACTTTATTATAAATTTCATATAGAAATATTCAACACGCTGACTTATGGAAACCTGTCTATAGGAATTTTTAATCTTATTCCTGCACTTCCTTTAGATGGCGGCAGAATAATTCGAAATTTATTAAATTATAGAACCTTTTATAAGAGAGCAAACAGAATAACAGTTAATTTAAGTATAATACTAGGTATTGGAATGATGTTTTCATACCTGGTTTTATTTATTAATGGGAAGAACAGCTTTAGTATAGGTCTGGTAGCAATTTTTATAATTGAAACTGCCTTAAAGGAAAAAGAAAGGGTTGCATATATAATTATGGGTGATGTAATAAAAAAAAGATATAAATTTATAAAAAGAGGTTATATTGAAAACAGGAGTATTTCTATATACTGTAAAATGGATTTAATAAGCTTAATGAACTTTATAGATAAAAATAAGTATAATATCTTTATGATTATGGATGAAAATATGAAACTAGTAGATATCCTTTATGAAGATGATATAATAGAAGCTTTAAAGCTTTATGGAAATATAAAAATTGATGAATACCTAAAACTGGATTCTAATGGGTAA